The following nucleotide sequence is from Pseudomonas sp. S09G 359.
GTAGGCCTGGTTGATGGCGGCGAAGTTGTCCAGGTCCAGGGCCACCAACGACAGCGGTTGTTGTCTCTCGCGGCTGTCGTGCAGGCTGTCGGCCAACTGGCGCTTGAGGTAATCGGCACCGGCCAGGGGCGTGAGTTTGTCGAACAGCCGATGCTCGCGGAACAACCGTTCGCGTTTTTCCATCTGCGCGCTGATCGCCAACTGCTCGCGGTGCCAGTGGTAGATGCCGATGGTCAGCAGGATCATACCCACCGGCATCGGCCCGGACTCCAGCCAATGGTCCCAGGTGATGCTATCGGGCAGGCGGATAAATTCGTCGAGGCTGTCGATCCACCAGGAAAAGAAGATGCACGACAGGCCCAGCGCCAGGTAATTGGTGACGCGCCCGGCGGGGCGGCTTTTCAGCACCAGGCCCAGCCAGACCAGGGCGAGCAGGGCCGAGCCGCCTTCGCCGAAGATGTCCAGCCACACCCATTCGCTGAAGCTTTTAAGCTCGCCGCAGGCCAGGTGCAGGATCAGCCCGGCGTTGGCGGCGATCAGCAACAAGGCGAGTTTCCAGCGATGGGGTTTGAGCACGGAAAACATGGCCGCGAGTCCTTGGATGATTCAGTCGTGGGCGCCAGCACAGCAGATGGATGTGACGGTTGCGTGACGGTGGGGGAGGGTCGAATCAGCTCAGCTCACCCGCGCGGCGGATCAAAAAATATGGGAAGGGGCTTGCCCCCGATAGCGGTGTATCAGCCAGCAGACAGGCCAACTGACCCACCGCTATCGGGGGCAAGCCCCCTCCCACAGTTGATCTGCGCAGGTCATTTCAGCTCATTCCGGGTTGATAACCCGATAAAACCCCCGGTTTACGGGCCTCGACGCCAACCCCTGTCACAGAACCGTCATCCCCCACCCCTAGCTTGCCCTCCCAGTTGCCGGGCCTCTTGCCTGGCGCCAACGGATTCTTTGGGGAGGATTGCATGTACAAGCGCACCGGGCTCGTCAGCTTCACGCTTACTGCCTTGGCCCTGGCGATGGCCAGCGA
It contains:
- a CDS encoding GGDEF domain-containing protein produces the protein MFSVLKPHRWKLALLLIAANAGLILHLACGELKSFSEWVWLDIFGEGGSALLALVWLGLVLKSRPAGRVTNYLALGLSCIFFSWWIDSLDEFIRLPDSITWDHWLESGPMPVGMILLTIGIYHWHREQLAISAQMEKRERLFREHRLFDKLTPLAGADYLKRQLADSLHDSRERQQPLSLVALDLDNFAAINQAYGHTEGDAVLQALSHLLLLNLRRQDLLCRLAGDRFVVLLPNTGEHQAQGLALELQQAVRGLAHKTRLHGERLQLAATTAVVMALDEAPHDLLKRLNLGLARAKQPLAKSA